From the genome of Hymenobacter cellulosilyticus, one region includes:
- a CDS encoding YiiX family permuted papain-like enzyme — MAPAAPLKITTKGAVAALLVLLLVAGAAYPRVARRLGRYQAARRATAAVAQAAPKLHDGDLIFQTSQSAQSQAIQLATKSAYSHCGILFRRGSEWRVFEAVQPVSETSLTKWVARGKDGKFVVKRLRDAEQVLTPATLQRLQAAGRQYAGKNYDLYFGWSDERIYCSELLWKMYKTATGREIGQLQTLREFDLSHPAVQAKLRERYGKTIPLNEKVISPVRMLERKELVTVR, encoded by the coding sequence ATGGCCCCTGCTGCCCCGTTGAAAATTACCACCAAAGGCGCTGTAGCTGCCTTGCTCGTTCTTTTGCTAGTGGCTGGGGCCGCCTACCCCCGCGTGGCTCGCCGCCTGGGCCGCTACCAGGCCGCCCGCCGGGCCACTGCCGCCGTGGCTCAGGCAGCGCCTAAGCTTCACGACGGCGACCTTATTTTTCAGACTTCCCAATCGGCGCAGAGCCAGGCTATTCAGCTGGCCACCAAGTCGGCCTACAGCCACTGCGGCATCCTGTTTCGGCGGGGCTCGGAATGGCGGGTGTTTGAGGCCGTGCAGCCGGTAAGCGAAACCTCGCTCACGAAATGGGTAGCCCGCGGCAAGGATGGCAAGTTTGTGGTAAAGCGCCTGCGCGACGCCGAACAGGTCTTGACTCCAGCGACCTTGCAGCGCCTGCAAGCGGCTGGCCGGCAGTACGCGGGCAAAAACTACGACCTCTACTTCGGCTGGAGCGACGAGCGAATCTATTGCTCGGAGCTGCTCTGGAAGATGTATAAAACCGCCACCGGCCGCGAAATCGGCCAGCTCCAAACCCTGCGCGAGTTTGATTTGAGCCACCCGGCCGTGCAAGCCAAGCTGCGGGAGCGGTACGGGAAGACTATTCCGCTAAACGAAAAGGTTATTTCCCCCGTCCGGATGTTGGAAAGAAAGGAACTAGTGACGGTGCGGTAG
- a CDS encoding HlyD family secretion protein, whose amino-acid sequence MKFLVSSILLALLTTGLASAQLLPQTAYLAKAPAAQPMTKLRVKATPQTASRLVSFVASPIAVVAPSTLVESYFYEGQYVRRGQVLAKLRVRSSNAIAYLNAPHDGVLARAQAQVGEMLTPQTPLTTLTDQTRLLVRLHPAAAQRLHPGDSVQVALANTLGAAVRGKVTGWSGTTAKPELQLQLRKSVIGAAVGTALSVAANPAGTAATVAEAQK is encoded by the coding sequence ATGAAATTTCTGGTATCCTCTATCCTGCTTGCCCTTCTTACCACTGGCCTCGCCTCTGCTCAGCTGCTTCCCCAGACCGCGTATTTAGCCAAGGCCCCGGCGGCGCAACCCATGACCAAGCTGCGGGTGAAGGCCACTCCCCAGACGGCCAGCCGCCTGGTAAGCTTCGTGGCCAGCCCCATTGCAGTGGTGGCACCCAGCACGCTGGTGGAAAGCTACTTTTATGAGGGCCAATACGTGCGGCGGGGTCAGGTGCTGGCCAAACTGCGGGTACGCTCCTCTAACGCCATTGCCTACCTCAACGCCCCACACGACGGGGTGCTGGCCCGGGCCCAGGCCCAGGTAGGCGAAATGCTCACGCCCCAAACGCCCTTGACCACCCTCACCGACCAGACCCGTCTGCTCGTGCGCCTGCACCCGGCCGCGGCCCAGCGGCTGCATCCCGGCGACAGTGTGCAGGTAGCGTTGGCCAACACGCTGGGGGCTGCGGTACGGGGCAAAGTAACGGGCTGGAGCGGGACTACGGCCAAGCCCGAGCTACAGCTGCAGTTGCGCAAATCGGTGATCGGTGCGGCCGTGGGCACCGCCCTGAGCGTAGCGGCCAACCCGGCCGGGACCGCAGCTACGGTGGCCGAGGCACAGAAGTAG
- the fabG gene encoding 3-oxoacyl-[acyl-carrier-protein] reductase, which yields MTKLLDGKVALITGASKGIGRAIAAHFAQLGANVAFTYLSSVEQGQQLEQELAAHGTKIKGFRSDASDYAQAEKLVEDVVAEFGKLDILVNNAGITQDGLLMRMSEQQWDQVLAVNLKSVFNLTKAATKPMMRAKAGSIINMSSVVGIKGNAGQANYAASKAGIIGFTKSVALELGSRNIRCNAIAPGFIETEMTDALDPKQVDEWRKAIPLRRGGTPEDVAKATAFLASDDSSYISGQVLQVDGGMLT from the coding sequence ATGACGAAACTGCTCGACGGAAAAGTGGCCCTCATTACGGGTGCTTCCAAAGGAATTGGCCGCGCCATTGCGGCGCATTTCGCCCAGCTTGGGGCTAATGTGGCATTTACCTACCTCTCCAGCGTGGAGCAAGGCCAGCAGCTGGAACAGGAGCTGGCGGCCCACGGCACTAAAATCAAAGGCTTCCGCTCCGATGCCTCCGACTACGCCCAGGCCGAAAAGCTGGTGGAAGACGTGGTGGCCGAGTTTGGCAAGCTGGATATTCTCGTAAACAACGCCGGCATTACCCAGGACGGCCTGCTCATGCGCATGAGCGAGCAGCAGTGGGACCAGGTGCTGGCCGTCAACCTCAAGTCGGTCTTCAACCTGACCAAGGCCGCCACCAAGCCCATGATGCGCGCCAAAGCCGGCAGCATCATCAACATGAGCTCGGTGGTGGGCATCAAAGGCAACGCCGGGCAGGCCAACTACGCCGCCTCCAAAGCCGGCATCATCGGCTTTACCAAGTCGGTGGCCCTGGAGCTGGGCTCGCGCAACATCCGCTGCAACGCCATTGCTCCCGGCTTTATCGAAACTGAAATGACCGATGCCCTCGACCCCAAGCAGGTAGACGAGTGGCGCAAGGCCATTCCGCTGCGCCGCGGTGGCACTCCCGAAGACGTAGCCAAAGCCACCGCCTTCCTGGCCTCCGACGACAGCAGCTACATCAGCGGGCAGGTGCTGCAGGTAGACGGCGGCATGCTGACCTAA
- a CDS encoding NAD(P)/FAD-dependent oxidoreductase codes for MRHVDICILGAGPGGATAALHLANAGQPVLLLDKATFPRDKICGDALSGKVLSELRRLGPDLPGRLSASVAQVPSWGIDFFAPNGQRLAVPFQPHYDKTVDASAGHVMKRLDFDNFLVEEVRRRPEIELLEGADVAQPERTTDGRWLLRTTDGREIASARLLLVANGAQSAFARQIAGHALEPAHHCAGVRAYYEGVTGLSPDNFIELHFIQDFLPGYLWVFPLPNGQANVGAGMLTKAVSAKKVNLRERMTEMLETHPALKERFREARRLGPIKGFGLPLGSKRRVISGAGYLLLGDAASLIDPFSGEGISHAMVSGRHAADWATRALAANDTSGAFLQQYDTAVYRRLGQELRLSHWLQRLLQFPALFNFVANRAANNPTLAETISGMFLDLDLRERLRQPSFYLKLLFGRK; via the coding sequence ATGCGCCACGTCGATATCTGTATTCTGGGAGCCGGGCCGGGTGGCGCAACCGCCGCGCTCCACTTAGCCAACGCGGGCCAGCCGGTGCTGCTGCTGGACAAAGCCACGTTCCCGCGCGACAAAATCTGCGGCGACGCGCTCAGCGGCAAGGTGCTCAGTGAACTGCGCCGTTTGGGCCCCGACCTGCCCGGTCGTCTTTCGGCCTCAGTGGCGCAGGTGCCGTCCTGGGGCATCGACTTTTTCGCGCCCAATGGGCAGCGGCTGGCCGTGCCTTTTCAGCCGCACTACGACAAGACCGTGGATGCATCGGCCGGCCACGTAATGAAGCGCCTCGACTTCGACAATTTCCTGGTGGAGGAAGTACGCCGCCGGCCCGAAATCGAGCTGCTGGAAGGTGCCGACGTGGCCCAGCCCGAGCGTACCACCGATGGCCGCTGGCTGCTGCGCACCACCGATGGTCGGGAAATAGCCTCGGCTCGGTTGCTGCTCGTGGCCAATGGTGCCCAATCGGCCTTTGCCCGCCAGATTGCCGGTCATGCCCTGGAGCCAGCCCACCACTGCGCCGGGGTTCGGGCCTACTACGAAGGCGTGACCGGCCTGAGCCCCGACAACTTCATTGAGCTGCACTTCATCCAGGATTTTCTGCCCGGCTACCTCTGGGTTTTTCCGCTGCCCAACGGGCAGGCCAACGTGGGAGCGGGCATGCTGACCAAGGCTGTGTCGGCCAAAAAAGTAAACCTGCGGGAGCGAATGACCGAAATGCTCGAAACCCACCCGGCCCTGAAAGAGCGGTTTCGGGAGGCCAGACGCCTGGGGCCGATAAAGGGCTTTGGCCTGCCGCTGGGCTCGAAGCGGCGCGTGATTTCCGGAGCCGGCTACCTGTTGCTCGGCGACGCGGCCTCACTGATTGACCCGTTCAGCGGAGAAGGCATCAGCCACGCCATGGTCAGCGGGCGGCACGCGGCCGACTGGGCTACCCGCGCCCTGGCCGCCAACGACACTTCTGGCGCCTTTTTGCAGCAGTACGATACGGCTGTGTACCGGCGCCTGGGTCAGGAGCTGCGCCTGAGTCACTGGCTGCAGCGGCTGCTGCAGTTTCCGGCCCTGTTCAACTTCGTGGCCAACCGCGCCGCCAACAACCCCACGCTGGCCGAAACCATTTCGGGCATGTTCCTGGACCTGGACCTGCGGGAGCGGCTGCGCCAGCCCAGCTTCTACCTCAAGCTGCTCTTCGGCCGGAAATAA
- a CDS encoding tetratricopeptide repeat protein, whose amino-acid sequence MKNFLLYSIAGAATVLLTTQCASTAEQDTPGSRRATATETSAPRLPTASAITDASASASASAATPATGATSPGAAATVPVVEPAARKNNADYKADIRTADVTLKTKPRDVDALLLRAKAKSHLKDYREALVDYNLALRLKPTNAEAYYSRGLTRLKLKEYTPAISDFSKALKYRPDDKEAYFGRGAAKMQLFNFKGAIPDFTKAIAIDSAYADAWEYRGISYSSINKPKEAQTDLEKAAKLNPDANKSLRRYAGKE is encoded by the coding sequence ATGAAAAACTTCTTACTCTACTCCATAGCGGGTGCCGCTACGGTTCTGCTTACTACCCAGTGCGCCTCCACCGCCGAGCAGGACACGCCCGGCTCCCGCCGCGCCACTGCTACGGAAACCTCGGCGCCCCGTTTGCCCACGGCTTCGGCCATAACTGATGCTTCAGCCAGTGCCTCGGCTTCGGCCGCTACTCCAGCCACGGGGGCTACGAGCCCCGGCGCGGCGGCTACGGTCCCGGTGGTAGAGCCGGCGGCCCGCAAGAACAACGCCGACTACAAGGCCGACATCCGCACGGCCGATGTGACTCTGAAGACCAAGCCCCGCGACGTGGATGCTCTGCTGCTGCGGGCCAAGGCCAAAAGCCACCTGAAAGACTACCGCGAGGCTTTGGTAGACTACAACCTGGCCCTGCGCCTGAAGCCGACCAACGCGGAGGCTTACTACAGCCGGGGCCTGACGCGGCTCAAGCTCAAAGAATATACGCCTGCCATCAGTGACTTCAGCAAGGCCCTGAAGTACCGCCCCGACGACAAGGAAGCTTATTTCGGCCGCGGGGCGGCCAAAATGCAGCTCTTCAACTTCAAGGGAGCTATTCCCGACTTCACCAAGGCCATTGCCATCGACAGCGCCTACGCCGACGCCTGGGAATACCGCGGCATCAGCTACTCGTCTATCAACAAGCCCAAGGAAGCCCAGACCGACCTGGAAAAAGCCGCCAAGCTCAACCCCGATGCCAACAAGAGCCTGCGTCGCTACGCTGGCAAAGAGTAG
- a CDS encoding tetratricopeptide repeat protein encodes MKHYYTFLILSALALPAAHAQTAAPASATPVVATSSFAAATPAKRLSNSEYKAQIKAADATLKTKPKDAEARLTRATAHLELKDYEEAVADYTALLRTQPTNQEWLYLRGTAYLRGEMFQQAVNDFTKILKVDPKNKSSLLYRGVARMKMLNFKGAIPDFGAIIEQEPENADALEYRGVCYSHAGQDALAMQDLEKAAKLNPEAAKTLKRYRPSK; translated from the coding sequence ATGAAACACTACTACACTTTTCTGATTCTCAGCGCCCTGGCTTTGCCGGCCGCCCATGCCCAAACAGCCGCCCCGGCCAGCGCTACGCCCGTGGTAGCCACCAGCAGCTTCGCGGCGGCCACCCCGGCCAAGCGGCTTTCCAACAGCGAATACAAAGCTCAGATTAAAGCCGCTGATGCCACGCTCAAAACCAAGCCCAAGGACGCCGAGGCCCGCCTGACCCGCGCCACAGCCCACCTTGAGCTCAAAGACTACGAAGAAGCCGTGGCCGACTACACGGCCCTGCTGCGGACCCAGCCCACCAACCAGGAGTGGCTGTACCTGCGGGGCACGGCCTACCTGCGCGGAGAAATGTTTCAGCAAGCCGTCAACGACTTCACCAAGATTCTCAAGGTGGACCCCAAGAACAAGTCCAGCCTGCTCTACCGGGGTGTGGCCCGCATGAAGATGCTAAACTTCAAGGGCGCTATTCCGGATTTCGGGGCCATTATTGAGCAGGAGCCCGAGAATGCCGACGCCCTTGAGTACCGCGGCGTGTGCTATTCCCACGCCGGCCAGGACGCCCTGGCCATGCAGGATCTGGAGAAGGCCGCCAAGCTCAACCCCGAAGCCGCCAAGACGCTGAAGCGCTACCGTCCCTCGAAATAG
- the lpdA gene encoding dihydrolipoyl dehydrogenase — protein MALQYDLVVIGSGPGGYVAAIRASQLGLKVGVVERESLGGICLNWGCIPTKALLKTAQVYEYLQHAQDYGLKVGETGFDFEAVIKRSRGVADGMSKGINFLFKKNKIDTVAGVGKLLAPGKVEVTKADGSKETVEAKHIILATGARSRELPALPIDGKKIIGYRQAMVLPSLPKKMVVVGSGAIGVEFAYFYRTMGTEVTVVEYLPRIVPVEDEEVSRQMEKSFKKIGIEVMTSAEVTKVDTSGEGCNVTIKTAKGDQQIACDVVLSAAGVVTNLENLGLEELGIKVEKGRVIVDDYYQTNVPGIYAIGDIVPGPALAHVASAEGIICVEQITGHHPEPLNYQNIPGCTYAQPEIASVGLTEKEARDKGFDVLVGKFPFSASGKASAAGAKDGFVKVIFDKKYGEWLGAHMIGSNVTEMIAEVVVARKLETTGHEIIKSVHPHPTMSEAVMEAAAAAYGEVIHL, from the coding sequence ATGGCATTGCAATACGACCTGGTCGTTATCGGCAGCGGCCCCGGAGGCTACGTAGCCGCTATTCGGGCTTCCCAGCTCGGCTTGAAAGTAGGCGTGGTAGAGCGGGAGTCGCTCGGCGGAATCTGCCTGAACTGGGGCTGCATCCCAACCAAAGCCCTGCTCAAAACGGCCCAGGTGTATGAGTACCTCCAGCACGCTCAGGACTACGGTCTGAAGGTAGGCGAAACGGGCTTCGACTTTGAGGCCGTGATTAAGCGCAGCCGCGGCGTGGCCGATGGCATGAGCAAGGGCATCAACTTCCTGTTCAAAAAGAATAAAATCGACACCGTAGCGGGCGTGGGCAAGCTGCTGGCTCCCGGCAAGGTGGAAGTAACCAAGGCCGACGGCTCGAAAGAAACCGTGGAGGCCAAGCACATCATCCTGGCTACCGGCGCCCGTTCGCGTGAGCTGCCCGCGTTGCCGATTGATGGCAAGAAAATCATCGGCTACCGTCAGGCCATGGTGCTGCCTTCGCTGCCCAAGAAGATGGTGGTAGTAGGCTCGGGTGCCATTGGCGTCGAGTTTGCCTACTTCTACCGCACGATGGGTACCGAGGTAACGGTGGTGGAATACCTGCCCCGCATCGTGCCCGTGGAAGACGAGGAAGTGTCGCGGCAGATGGAGAAGTCGTTCAAGAAAATCGGCATTGAGGTTATGACCTCGGCCGAGGTAACGAAGGTGGACACCAGCGGCGAAGGCTGCAACGTGACCATCAAAACGGCCAAAGGCGACCAGCAGATTGCCTGCGATGTGGTGCTGAGCGCCGCTGGCGTAGTAACCAACCTCGAAAACCTGGGCCTGGAAGAGCTGGGCATCAAGGTGGAGAAGGGCCGCGTAATTGTGGACGACTACTACCAGACCAACGTGCCCGGCATCTACGCCATCGGCGACATCGTGCCCGGCCCGGCGCTGGCCCACGTGGCTTCGGCCGAGGGCATCATCTGCGTCGAGCAGATTACCGGTCACCACCCCGAGCCGCTCAACTACCAGAACATTCCCGGCTGCACCTACGCCCAGCCCGAAATTGCCTCGGTAGGTCTCACCGAGAAGGAAGCCCGCGACAAAGGCTTCGACGTGCTAGTGGGCAAGTTCCCCTTCTCGGCTTCGGGCAAGGCTTCGGCCGCCGGCGCCAAGGACGGCTTCGTGAAGGTTATCTTCGACAAGAAGTACGGCGAGTGGCTGGGCGCCCACATGATTGGCTCCAACGTGACGGAAATGATTGCCGAGGTAGTCGTAGCCCGCAAGCTCGAAACCACCGGCCACGAAATCATCAAGTCGGTGCACCCGCACCCCACGATGTCGGAAGCCGTGATGGAAGCCGCTGCTGCTGCTTACGGCGAGGTGATTCACCTGTAA
- a CDS encoding energy transducer TonB — MLSFRGGLLLLILSCCSTLTFGQTKPANPATAAPKPYTYTEAMPVFPGGQPRLLALIRDSLRYPPQALRDGLQGKVVLSFTVDSTGAFTKLKLDKGLRADLDAEALRLLRQLAPIRWQPGTQNGRPVAVVYTVPVTFSLTQEPQPLAADSLDLAPGRAIVFPTSSWPGGRTALPADKGVIYGSFVQRLGFSSGGLAQYVRLHNLTTHKVVRILVKPVMRSRQENEFCVALPPGRYALYSYEYSYGVEQIRKPRNGPTLSDTRFIFEVRPGQLHYVGTWNMRQPLQPEFKPDKATLDQRLQPDNPGLPLPQAIVALPR; from the coding sequence ATGTTGTCTTTCCGCGGCGGCCTGTTGCTGCTTATTCTCTCCTGCTGCTCGACCTTGACCTTTGGGCAAACCAAACCAGCCAACCCTGCCACGGCGGCCCCCAAGCCTTATACCTACACTGAAGCAATGCCGGTGTTTCCCGGTGGCCAGCCCCGGCTGCTGGCTCTGATTCGCGACAGTCTGCGCTACCCGCCCCAGGCTCTGCGCGACGGGCTGCAGGGCAAGGTTGTGCTGTCTTTTACCGTAGACTCGACGGGCGCATTTACCAAGCTGAAGCTGGACAAAGGCTTGCGGGCCGACTTGGATGCGGAGGCGCTGCGCCTCTTGCGGCAGCTGGCGCCTATCCGCTGGCAGCCGGGCACCCAGAATGGGCGGCCGGTGGCGGTGGTGTACACGGTGCCCGTCACCTTTAGTCTCACCCAGGAGCCCCAGCCCCTAGCCGCCGATTCGCTCGACCTGGCCCCCGGCCGGGCCATTGTATTTCCAACCTCCAGCTGGCCCGGCGGCCGTACTGCCCTGCCCGCCGATAAAGGCGTGATTTACGGCAGTTTCGTGCAGCGCCTAGGCTTCAGCAGCGGCGGCCTGGCCCAGTACGTGCGTCTGCACAACCTGACCACCCATAAAGTAGTCCGCATCCTGGTGAAGCCGGTGATGCGCAGCCGCCAGGAAAACGAGTTCTGCGTGGCCCTGCCGCCGGGCCGCTACGCCCTCTACAGCTATGAGTATAGCTACGGGGTAGAGCAGATACGCAAGCCCCGCAACGGCCCTACCCTATCCGACACTCGCTTTATCTTCGAGGTGCGGCCGGGGCAGCTGCACTATGTGGGCACCTGGAACATGCGCCAGCCCCTACAGCCGGAGTTCAAGCCGGATAAAGCCACCCTGGATCAGCGCCTGCAACCCGATAACCCCGGCCTGCCCTTGCCACAAGCCATAGTGGCCCTGCCCAGATAG